From Budorcas taxicolor isolate Tak-1 chromosome 19, Takin1.1, whole genome shotgun sequence, the proteins below share one genomic window:
- the LOC128064815 gene encoding potassium/sodium hyperpolarization-activated cyclic nucleotide-gated channel 2-like translates to MRAGPHTSRAPGVSAPRGRGPRHWAREPGPRRRGKSGSPPLPPRERRFRPRWGGAARAPRPRPPRGPARKGARFPRPACSPRASLPVPGSASPGPDSVTRTASKTVCQRRPGGNGSRTPPLAIRPRGERQGARSPGGETRSPARAPGPLRPSPLPRTSPRALQYTVPEQALVSRSRRPGRATCARLSRAPPPGRSRPAPGHSARGPAPAAFPAPPRPAPAPRPPSAALALPAASPGPPVCLSSLAGGPHARRLGPCDRTECPRAQCFRSGIPALGPAAARRDRECPVPAGKLRAGPAGLPGP, encoded by the exons ATGCGCGCCGGTCCTCATACCTCACGTGCTCCTGGGGTTTCGGCGCCCCGCGGCAGAGGGCCGCGTCACTGGGCTCGAGAGCCCGGACCCCGCCGCCGCGGGAAGAGCGGAAGCCCGCCACTTCCGCCTCGCGAGCGGCGCTTCCGGCCGCGATGGGGCGGGGCGGCCCGCGCTCCCAGGCCCCGCCCACCGCGCGGCCCCGCCCGGAAGGGTGCCCGTTTCCCACGCCCCGCCTGTTCCCCGCGCGCTTCCCTCCCGGTCCCCGGCTCAGCCAGCCCAGGTCCTGACTCCGTGACCCGGACCGCTAGCAAGACGGTCTGTCAGAGGCGCCCGGGCGGAAACGGGTCCCGCACCCCACCACTGGCCATCAGACCCCGCGGCGAGCGTCAGGGCGCCCGGTCTCCCGGCGGGGAGACCCGCAGTCCCGCGAGGGCCCCGGGGCCCCTCCGTCCCTCCCCGCTCCCTCGCACCTCACCGCGGGCTCTACAGTACACAGTCCCGGAGCAAGCCCTCGTCTCCAGATCCCGGCGTCCCGGGCGGGCCACGTGCGCCCGGCTGtcgcgcgccccgcccccggggaGGAGCCGGCCGGCTCCCGGCCACTCGGCCCGAGGCCCGGCGCCCGCAGCCTTCCCGGCGCCTCCCCGgccggcccccgccccgcgcccgccctCCGCCGCGCTGGCCCTTCCCGCCGCCTCACCCGGCCCGCCCGTCTGTCTTTCCAGTCTGGCCGGGGGGCCGCACGCTCGGCGGCTCGGGCCGTGCGACCG GACGGAGTGTCCCCGTGCCCAGTGTTTCCGGAGCGGCATCCCAGCCCTGGGCCCGGCGGCAGCTCGCCGGGACCGGGAGTGCCCGGTTCCCGCCGGGAAGCTGCGGGCGGGGCCTGCCGGGCTCCCGGGACCCTAA
- the PIGW gene encoding phosphatidylinositol-glycan biosynthesis class W protein — MSQKQMKEAFVSNQNGTSVLEITEGLCLPALCVLCRGLLIILSQHLCSSSHNSRTRFLVDFAFLIVPLVTTLTIFSSFVLLEYLVAIILGAGLLYEIYCRRTCYARMPFQKICEKFLKVNLESEHIPAISCFRVVNSAFTAVAILAVDFPLFPRRYAKTELYGTGAMDYGVGGFIFGSAMVSPEVRRKYTKGSRLCYPTKSLYSLWPLVFLGMGRLVAIKSIDYQEHLTEYGVHWNFFFTLIAVKLITSLLLIIFPLNKSWIVAISITALYQLALDFTPLKSLILYGTDGSGTRVGFLNANREGIISVLGYVAVHMAGVQTGLYVLKERSHIKDWIKVAYCILLTAIGLFISLYIVQVNVEVASRRMANLAFCIWIVASCLILLSSLLLGDIILSFAKFVIKEAAVPCSWKLIQSPTANKKHLESIVSEAKRKEPTLCLITAMNRNQLLFFLLSNVTTGLVNLSIDTLHSSTPWALCLLNLYMFTNCLIIYVLHLQDKTIKFW; from the coding sequence atgtcTCAAAAGCAGATGAAGGAAGCTTTTGTCAGTAACCAGAATGGAACGAGCGTGCTGGAGATCACTGAGGGCTTGTGCCTGCCTGCACTCTGCGTCCTGTGTAGAGGGCTCCTGATCATTCTCTCACAGCACTTATGTTCTTCTTCACATAACTCGAGGACTCGATTCTTGGTTGACTTTGCGTTCCTGATAGTTCCCCTGGTCACCACGTTGaccattttctcttcatttgtcCTCCTCGAGTATCTTGTTGCAATTATCCTTGGGGCAGGGCTGCTCTATGAAATATACTGCAGAAGAACTTGCTATGCCAGAATGCCTTTCCAGAAAATCTGTGAGAAATTTTTGAAAGTCAATCTAGAATCAGAACACATTCCAGCCATCTCCTGTTTCCGTGTTGTCAACAGTGCCTTTACTGCTGTTGCGATTTTGGCTGTGGACTTCCCACTGTTTCCCAGAAGATATGCCAAAACCGAGCTCTACGGGACAGGAGCAATGGATTATGGAGTAGGGGGCTTTATTTTTGGGTCTGCAATGGTTTCTCCAGAGGTTAGGAGAAAATATACGAAAGGCTCCAGACTTTGTTATCCTACAAAGTCACTGTACTCTCTTTGGCCATTAGTTTTCCTAGGAATGGGGCGATTAGTTGCTATAAAATCCATAGACTATCAGGAACATTTAACTGAGTATGGTGTTCACTGGAACTTTTTCTTTACCTTAATAGCTGTGAAATTGATAACATCACTGCTTTTGATTATTTTTCCCCTAAATAAATCCTGGATTGTAGCCATCAGCATTACTGCATTATACCAGCTAGCCCTTGATTTTACCCCCTTGAAAAGTTTAATTTTGTATGGCACTGATGGTAGTGGCACAAGGGTTGGTTTCTTAAATGCCAACCGAGAAGGAATCATCTCTGTCTTGGGGTACGTGGCAGTACACATGGCTGGTGTTCAAACAGGGTTATATGTGCTTAAAGAAAGGTCACATATCAAAGACTGGATAAAAGTAGCATACTGTATTCTATTGACAGCTATTGGCCTCTTCATTTCACTTTACATAGTTCAGGTAAATGTAGAAGTAGCATCTCGAAGAATGGCCAATTTAGCTTTTTGTATTTGGATAGTTGCTTCTTGCCTGATCCTTCTTAGTAGTTTATTACTGGGTGATATAATTTTGAGTTTTGCCAAATTTGTAATTAAAGAGGCAGCAGTACCATGTTCTTGGAAACTTATCCAGTCACCCACTGCAAATAAAAAGCATTTGGAATCCATAGTCTCTGAAGCCAAAAGAAAGGAACCCACTCTCTGTTTAATCACAGCAATGAACAGAAACCAGTTACTTTTTTTCTTGCTGTCAAATGTAACAACTGGTCTAGTCAACCTTTCCATAGATACATTACACAGCAGTACCCCGTGGGCCTTGTGCCTGCTCAATCTCTACATGTTCACCAACTGCTTAATTATATATGTGCTACACTTGCAAGATAAGACAATAAAATTTTGGTGA